A window of Daucus carota subsp. sativus chromosome 2, DH1 v3.0, whole genome shotgun sequence genomic DNA:
ACTGCAACTGCAGCGAAGCATCCAACATACATGCCTCACACTGCTGGAAGATACCAAGCTAGGCGGTTTAGGAAGGCCCAGTGCCCAATTGTTGAGAGGATGACTAACTCCCTTATGATGCACGGGAGAAACAATGGAAAGAAGTTGTTGGCAGTCCGCATCATCAAGCATGCTATGGAAATCATCCACCTTCTAACTGACCAGAATCCAATCCAAGTCATTGTTGATGCTGTTATTAACAGGTATCTGTATCTTATGTATAGCGTTGTTTGTTCGTTAATGCATTCATCTCTAACGCGGGTGAAACCATGTGACCATTgcgaaatatttataattttcattgttGCTCtggaaaactttttttttttttgggttttaaACAGACATTATAATTTTCATGGGAAAGTGGGAAGCTTCCTTGGTGAAGCATCATTGTCACAAATTTTGTTGCATCTCTCTTTCCTCCAATGTTGTTGACTAAGTTGCATAGTTTTTTTCTGCCCTTCAATCTCCATAGTTGTCTCTTCATTGTCTTTTTAGCATTCTCCAAACATATTACTTAAAAaacttttattttgtaatcttCAAACAAAAGTGGTCCAAGAGAAGATGCCACTCGTATTGGTTCTGCTGGTGTGGTGAGGCGTCAGGCTGTTGATATTTCTCCATTAAGACGTGTCAATCAGGCAATTTATCTTCTCACAACTGGTGCACGAGAGAGTGCATTCAGGAATGTCAAGACTATTGCTGAGTGCCTTGCTGATGAGCTCATTAATGCCGCAAAAGGTTCTTCTAACAGGTAATTTT
This region includes:
- the LOC108205818 gene encoding small ribosomal subunit protein uS7, coding for MATTAEPVAAVVPKTDENLIHTDVMLFNRWSYDDVSIGDLSVEDYITATAAKHPTYMPHTAGRYQARRFRKAQCPIVERMTNSLMMHGRNNGKKLLAVRIIKHAMEIIHLLTDQNPIQVIVDAVINSGPREDATRIGSAGVVRRQAVDISPLRRVNQAIYLLTTGARESAFRNVKTIAECLADELINAAKGSSNSYAIKKKDEIERVAKANR